TGAACCTCGTCTTCAAATGTGAATATCTACAAATTAAGGCAATACACACACTGTATGACAAGTAAAATAACTGCCTTTCGGGATCAAAATGCTTATCAATACACCATTTCTAAATTTAAAAGTTACCTCTGAACTTCATCATTGTAGATCATGGCAAGTGGTAGGGTAGTTTCAACACTCGATCGTTGTGACAACAATTTTCTGAACTGTATAACTCCCACACACTGAGGGTTCGGGCCATGGTTGTGAAGCACACTTCTCAATGTGGGCTTGATGGGCGACCCATCCTCCAGGTTCATACTGGCACGGGCTCGACACCCAGCGTGGTATTTTGCACACTTTAGAAACCTGTGAAAAACATAAGTTCATTTGTTAATTTTGTAAGAGTTTGTCAGTAAACCGACATTTATATATTGATAACCTGATATCTTTAGAAACTTTAAAGTTTCAGTACAAAATTTCTACTGTGAATTTCAGCCTATAATAACTAGTGTACAAAATATATGAACATTTCAGTTTGAAATCATGCCCTTCAATGATATGATAtagaatttaattacattatgtAAAGAATCTGAGAATCACAAATGCATAAAAAACTTAAGCAAAtactattttgtaaaatatatgggCCTGTTTGACTCATGTAAACCGCAAGTGAAAATTTTCGTACAGTTGgtaattaaactataaaatctCCATTTACGAGCAACAGAAGTCATTGCGAAATAAAATGATTGAAAATTTGGTGAGATAAATTTTGGTGGTCGAACATTAGGCGACAGTATACGAGTATTTTTAACTATTAACACTTCAGTAGCTATTCATGATCACTGTGATGAATAATGTGTTCTCTGTAAACATgcataacaaaactaaaaatttggTACCAAATGTATGGCCAAAACCAACATTCGCAATTTCTTAGTAGCCATGCGCACTAACACGTTCTACTCCTTATTAGCGCAAGAGCCAGAGGTTCAAAATATGAATTAGAGAATAGAGTGAACACGTAATTGTAAAACAGTGTGTCGAATTTGAAAACTAGTGAAGCATACTGCTACTGGTATTGCTAAGGAAACTGTGCTTATCAGTGAGTATTTATTTTCTGGCTGACAatggaattttaaaataatatttaggtgAGCGAGTTCTCTTACAAAAAACCAATTCATATATAGAGTCAAGTTGCACATGTTCTTATTAGTGTGttattgaaaattttgttgcaatgTAGGTAAATATTTTGGTGTGAGAATGAGTATGTTCTTACTTGTAACTACTTTGATTGCATATACCATCAAGATCATTGCTTATTCTTACAGAGGCGTAACGTCGACGAAAATACTGCTACCGCGTAGAAGCGTTAGGCATGTGGTAAGTGCCAGTCACCCTTAAACCTGGTGCATTATCCGGCATGAAAAATGAGATGTAATCATCGAAGAAACCTACAATAAATTCATTCAAAGTAAATTATAGAGTGAGATGAAGCAGTCACTTGTCATTTCGGATGATCTGGGTTCTAATCCCGCTCAGCAACTCTTATTTctgttttcaatggtttcccggATAAACCCTAGCAAATGCTTCGCTAGTTACATACCATACGCCATGGTAATTTCTTTTCACAGTGTGAATTCAAAACTAAGAAACTGATACAAGACACTTTGCAGATACGTACAACAGCTATACCTAAGTGATTTCTACtaataaaaaacacataaatatagtGGGAGACATGAGCAAAACAGTAGAGTACAGTGATCTGGCGGGAAGAAACGAATGTTGGAAAGTACTAATCAATAAATAAACATGGGtcctaatatttttaattactaacaaaaataaaagaaaatacacaccatgcttgaaaaattatttttgtttatttcaaaacaattCAGAAACACAGTTATAGGCCTAACTGTTAAGACAGCACGTGTGACGTGACAAGTTAAGGTAAACGAAGGGACCTGATGTAAATAAATTAGGAACCgtgatcattttaaaaataaaaacaaatcacGACTGGGCTCAGATTTTACGTAAGTGTGAATATACGATTAAAGAGTGCAAGGGAATCCCGCTATGAAGAAAGGTTTCAAGAGCTAGAAGATGAAAAGAATGGACGTGGTAGGCCCCCGACTGACCACGCAGCCGAACAATGCAGTGAAGGGTGGAAGCAACCCAACCCTTGGCAAGACATCGAACtgccgcacaaaaaaaaatactgcggaCAAGCTCGACAGGTTCACGGTCAATTTCAAGTTGAGGACTACACGGAACCCGAGAAATAAACGCTCCAGGGCCGCGCCGATTCCCTGGGACTAAAAAACAGCGATAATGAATTAACATTGCGATGTTGAAGAGGACATCGGTTTAAATTAAAGTAGAATTACGTGGCGTGTGGTAACCAGAATGTTCACAGCCGGGAGATGTTTTGAATGGAAATGAGATTAAAATAGAAGATGAAAAATAAGGCgttaggtaaaaaaatatattaataaatacgaACTTATGAGAACTGACATTTTATAGTCACACGTATTCAAGTATAAATCAGCAACTAGAAATTTTTGGATAGTGTGTTAAGAGAATAGGAAAGGTCGCATCGGGCAAGAATGAAGTGGATATAAAGGAATAATAGAATCTAAACAGAATTTAATTGGGTTGGTTttatcggctagatattttcattacagaGACCTGAATATACAGAAATATTCAGTAGagtataaagttaaaaaataataattgccaactgttttacataaacttaagtattgaaaaaaaacatatttgactgTTTCGTTATTCAAATTACACAAGAAGccttaattttaatcaaattttagaacgaaatgtatttaaattttttttctttacatttgcataaaataatgtttaaatatgttaaaatcattttaaagttgaaattttttcgtttCTTAGATTTGGTCTTAATATATGATTTTCTTATGAGATATCAATAattttcaaccaaatatttttcaTAGTTTTTAGTTGGTTTAAAgcttttattttatgaataacaGTTTGCAATTTGTTGTGAACCATACACTTCCATGACTTTATCTGTTAATTAAGTTCTCCGTAATGAAAATACCCGGCCGACAAAACCAACCCCATCGAATTttgtcaagtcgttcagattctgCAATTGTTTTTGTATTATCGTCATTCTCTTAAGAACaagataattacaaaaataatagaTGTAATAGTAAAGGATACTAGTACGTATAGATTCAATATAACAATTTTAGACATTACgaatacggaaaaaaaattaaaggaaccCAAATCTAACAGTGGTATTATACTAACCTTTTGCCGTGCTTTTCTTTGTCAAAGTGGAATAGGTGTCCTTTTCCATCGTAGTACACTATAATCCCACGCCGGTTCCCAGATAAAGCAACCGATGGGACGTTCTCGAATTCTTCGCGGTTGTCCTCGCGACTGGTACCCGCAATTGGTTCTATTTCGCGAACAGTTTCAACCACCTCACTCGTTGCGGAGGGTTGAGCCAGAAGAATACGATCATCTTCATTGGATATGTCGGTGTTTTGAGACTCTGCTCCCAACATGACCGCGCTCGTGTAGGGTTCGACAAAGTATAACAACTGAGTGACTACAGAACCCTTTATTTTCGGAACACCAAGGGCAAAAGAGAAACTTCTCCACACAGAAAACTTGTAACTATTgtaagtgtaaggtttgagaaacaATAGCCACTGAGGGAGCAGGGTCAGACCTCTCTTCTCGGAGTACCAAGggcaaaagagaaattttttccatgaaaaaaaagttacaacTATTACCAACACCATGTTCCCACGCCTTCAAAGTACGAGTAAGAACgttcaaaatatataagtaaatagatgatgcccggcatgcgttgcaatgcctcaatcaatttttttttgtaattttttaaacgtatactaagcatctctctttatctctctaattctctatctctctatgtatatctctataactctctctatctctctatatatctttctagcggacccgacagacattgtcctgcccaaatgtactttttgtgagatatggatatggcggtaagtatttctacgctggacattttgtatcttctcattatacatacccctcctcttgggcacgccactgccgttaccaaaaacctttcccatggttacgcagaaggcaacaacaatgcaaaagcccgttgccatggaggctaattatcaacaatgcttagtttttttgcttttaaagcgtgtatttttagtttttcttaactcagaatcgagataaaatatccaattgtgaatctaaaccatcctcaattccccgtgaactcacacacaaaatttcatcaaaatcgcgtacaaacagacagacagaaaaagtactgttttattatagtaatatagatagattattcttacatgttcgcatccatgcagtatatgaaaaatcagaatgcatagccccacacctataactataagtatctgctgcccacgactttttccgcatgtaattttgtattatcttgcaccatttagaaatttaaacattataacataacagttgatacagttgtagtagttttcttatgttcacaaatgataatttttctcacctctattttagtctttgcaataaaaatatgttactacctaaattttgagtaaatatgtttctactttcaaatgtaatgacgggaagacacttcataaaatgtctttgtaaaccacatttactgttttttccatctcgagctagaatgtaaagattgtctgcattactgacccgcgagcaagctacatacatttcagagagagagagagagtgagagaaagacacctattgaatgtctatctaactaattttttttatgagagcatattttcattaaataaatcatgaaatcattcaacgataaaagctgtttatttaattaagcggacgggttcgctccaaggagaaaatttacgcggcgagacctcgtggacatagagaaatgacacacactcactatttgtgtggctatgaaacatgatttttttctgcaatttaaattgtaatatacaaaaagggtattgaaaat
The DNA window shown above is from Bacillus rossius redtenbacheri isolate Brsri chromosome 2, Brsri_v3, whole genome shotgun sequence and carries:
- the LOC134529404 gene encoding uncharacterized protein LOC134529404, with translation MVLVIVVTFFSWKKFLFCPWYSEKRGLTLLPQWLLFLKPYTYNSYKFSVWRSFSFALGVPKIKGSVVTQLLYFVEPYTSAVMLGAESQNTDISNEDDRILLAQPSATSEVVETVREIEPIAGTSREDNREEFENVPSVALSGNRRGIIVYYDGKGHLFHFDKEKHGKRFLKCAKYHAGCRARASMNLEDGSPIKPTLRSVLHNHGPNPQCVGVIQFRKLLSQRSSVETTLPLAMIYNDEVQRNPESATQLPFNVVRRTMARRRRESVPTVPASLPDLVEVFLNPMVLQHYGQIFNATFYGGPVHDSTGALAAIAFFNNDICSVVSEHPSEVREVGMDGTFKVVPSSPRGFVQLFTVQVIFMDVAFPILFALMCSRTEAAYVAVLTHFKEATEQ